The following are from one region of the Nicotiana tomentosiformis chromosome 7, ASM39032v3, whole genome shotgun sequence genome:
- the LOC104111648 gene encoding protein trichome birefringence-like 3, which translates to MGWAKYAKGKLSLPVITGIFCTLAFVALLYTERISTFSSGSLFGIKSCPRRNVAKFKKHHTGDRELKSSPLDNPTDDRFEFDPEECSLNNGKWVFNTSIKPLYTDRTCPYVDRQYSCTKNGRNDSDYLHWEWQPDDCILPRFDPKIALRKIQGKRIMFVGDSIQRNMWESFVCLVQSVIPEGQKSMKQGRVHFAFTAKEYNATIEFYWAPFLVESNTDIHIKADPKQRIIKVDSISERAKQWLGVDVLVFNTYVWWMSGLKAKALWGEFANGEEGYEEFDTAVSYKLALRTWANWIDSTIDTNKTRVFFTTMSPTHQRNEDWGNMKGIKCFNETRPVMKKGHWGVGSNIEMMKAVAGVIGRMKVPVTVLNITQLSEHRIDGHASVYGELGGKLLTDKQKADPLHFADCIHWCLPGVPDTWNRMLFAYL; encoded by the exons ATGGGATGGGCAAAATATGCTAAAGGAAAGCTATCTTTGCCTGTAATTACAGGAATTTTCTGTACATTAGCATTTGTTGCTTTATTGTACACTGAAAGGATTAGCACTTTTTCTTCTGGCTCTCTTTTTGGGATTAAATCTTGTCCTAGACGAAATGTTGCAAAGTTTAAAAAACATCATACAG GTGATAGAGAATTGAAGAGCAGTCCACTAGATAATCCAACAGACGATAGGTTCGAGTTTGATCCTGAGGAATGCAGCCTGAATAATGGAAAATGGGTGTTCAATACTTCAATTAAGCCATTGTACACAGATAGAACTTGTCCATATGTTGACAGACAATATTCTTGTACTAAGAATGGTCGAAACGATTCGGATTATCTTCACTGGGAATGGCAGCCTGATGATTGCATCTTGCCAAG GTTTGATCCTAAGATTGCCCTGAGAAAGATTCAAGGAAAGAGGATAATGTTTGTTGGGGACTCAATACAGAGAAATATGTGGGAATCTTTTGTGTGTTTGGTTCAATCTGTGATCCCAGAAGGCCAGAAGTCTATGAAACAAGGTCGTGTTCACTTTGCCTTCACAGCTAAG GAATATAATGCCACAATTGAGTTCTACTGGGCACCATTCCTAGTGGAGTCTAACACAGATATTCATATAAAAGCTGATCCAAAGCAGAGAATAATCAAAGTGGATTCAATCAGTGAACGTGCCAAACAGTGGTTAGGAGTAGATGTCCTTGTTTTCAATACTTATGTTTGGTGGATGAGTGGCCTTAAGGCTAAGGCACT ATGGGGAGAGTTTGCAAATGGAGAAGAAGGATACGAAGAATTTGATACAGCAGTATCTTACAAACTGGCATTGAGAACATGGGCAAATTGGATTGATTCAACTATTGATACTAACAAAACAAGAGTGTTCTTTACTACCATGTCCCCTACGCACCAAAG AAATGAAGATTGGGGGAACATGAAAGGTATAAAGTGTTTCAACGAGACAAGACCAGTGATGAAGAAGGGGCATTGGGGAGTCGGTTCTAACATCGAGATGATGAAAGCAGTGGCTGGTGTAATAGGGAGAATGAAAGTTCCTGTTACTGTTCTTAACATCACACAATTATCTGAGCACAGAATTGATGGACATGCATCAGTATATGGTGAATTAGGAGGCAAATTGTTAACTGATAAACAGAAAGCAGATCCATTGCATTTTGCAGATTGTATACATTGGTGTTTGCCTGGAGTTCCTGATACTTGGAATAGAATGCTTTTCGCATATTTGTAG